Within the Rosa rugosa chromosome 2, drRosRugo1.1, whole genome shotgun sequence genome, the region TACTCATTAACATGCAAAATATAAACATACTAGACGATATTGTATTTTCAACTTCATGGGTTCGCATGATGTTAATTGTTGTTAAATCTATGGCATGGTTCCCCCTCACTGTTTTCATAGAGTGGATGCAATTTAAAGTTTCTGAGCTGCAGAATATCTTTCTTTCAATTCTTGGGTTCCCAATTAGGCAAATTTTCATGGTTCTTGCACAGTTATCGGTTATGTACTGGTGTGCAGACAAAGCTCTTCAATCAGCTAGGATTTGCTATATGTTGACCAAGACCTTATGGTTTCTGTTGTCACCATGAATTGGGGTTAGAGATAGGCTGGTAATCGTACATATATATACTGCTTATGAGTTATGAGGTGGTTTATGAAATCTGTCTTGGTTTAATGTTTTCGTTTTTTGCTTGTTTACATGAAGCATTTAGGATATGGTAGAAACTTTTGCGAGTTTTTTGTTAATAACATAGCAGAAATTAACATCTTGAAAGTGGCCAAAGCAAGTAGTCGACTGTTGGTGTGGATTTTTTTGTTCTTAGCATATATTTGAGCGGCAACCAATTTATCGACTGCTTGTGTTTGTGCTTGTGTTTGCATCACCAAAAGAAGTCCAAACCTCTCACTGTTATTTCTGTTGCCAAACACTATTGTGAGCAAATAATAAAGTAACAGATCGCTTTGGCCTCCAATCAAGTTGATAAATTGAGCAATAAAACACCAAGGAAACaaattaatagaaaaaaaaacctGTTAACGAGAGGAAGAGAAGATGGAAGAGATTGATAGAGAAGCAATGGCTAGAAGTGAAAGCATATCATGCGTCATTGCGTTGTATAATTCGGCacgaaataaaataaaataaactccTGGCAATGAATCATGAATGTCTTGTTTGTAAAAGTCACCAACAATATAAAAATAATGCACATTTTCCAATAAATTATTCATTggtttaaaatttctctttgaaaaaataaaataaaagagatgCATGTTTGTTGATTACTCATTTGTTGTTAAAAGCCTctcattaaaataaataaataaataaaataaaataaaagggacGAATTCTCACTATTCAAGGTGTAGTGTGACGCTTGTATTGTTCTTCTATAACCATGCTTCTACAGTTTAAGCTACTCTCATTTTACTCGCTGTTAAAACGCAAAAACTTATAAATGAAAGAGAATTCAATTCCAACTTCTTcaattcttttctcttctttgttAGTTGATAttcaagaaatttttttattgatgATTCTATTGTTATATTGTTTCGATTATATGGATTAAACCGATTAAAATCTCTTCTGAACTATTATTACAGAGCCTCGATCATGTGGTTTATTAGGGATTTTTTGTTTGTGACTAGAGTCGGATAGAGATTTTGAGAATTAGTAGGTTTCACGATGACCATCACATATCCTCTGCCACAAATAGAAGTCCGCAAGGAATTTGACAGCCTCCACTAGTGGATTATTACAAACTTAATGTGGATGGAGCTACGATAAATGGTAAAACCAAGCAGGGAGTCGGTGGTGGTGTTTGCAATCACGAGGGACTCGTAACGAGAGCGGTTGCTAAGCAATAGGAATGTCATATCTCCATCTTGGAAACTGAGCTCTTTGCTATTAATACATGTCTGGAATTTGCTctagatttttctttcttccctcTGATCATTGAGTCTGATTGTGGAGAAGTTGTGTCTCTAGTAAATAAAGACGAGGACTATTATGCTACTGATGGAGTTGATTGTTTTTGAAATTCTCTATCGATTGTGTGAGTGTAACAAGGTGGTTCATTTGATCATTGAGTTCATTTTTGGGTAGAGAGGAAGGATTTTCTTACCTCATAGTTtgcattaataaaaataaatatgtcATTTCTAACTCATGGGGTTTATGTCTTACGTCCTTCTAATATATTCTTCTTCATGACTTCATCTAATAATATAAAAGTGTGAGAGCGAGCCTCCTACCTTGACGGGGTTCCATGTTGTTGGggtagtgtggtgttttgaaaGGGAGATGCTATAATTATTTTGAAATATATAGGATTAtagcaaaataaataaaataaagggaaaatctcacaaacagtacctgacctatcggtcactaataactttcgtacctcaagttcaaaaaatatcatattggtacctgaacttctgaccccgacccaatatcagtacctgggaacagtaaaatcgttaacggggttaatttttgaagggtaaatctgtcatttcactgttcatcatctccaaaactctcccatCTCTCTACaataccagatttcttcttcttcttcttcatacctcatcaccactatcaaccaacctttcacttcttcaatagccagcgtcccatccaccaccaactcctctcacctctcacctctcctttggtcgatttgggtttgtgtgtgtgaggtatgaagaagataatgaaaaatctgggtttgcagagagagaggggagagttttggagatgatgaacagtgaaatgacaaatttactcttcaaaaattaactccgttaacgattttactgttctcagatactgatattgggtcggggtcagaagttcaggtaccaatctgatattttttgaatttgaggtacgaaagttattagtggcttgaagttcaggtactgtttgtgagtttttccctaaaataaaatGGAGGTGGGTATAATATATAGGAAGCCCATCCTTCAAGTTTTGTTCACCAGTATGAAAGATGAAGCTAAGCCTCACTCCAAAACTCTCAACCTTCCTTAAACCCTCCCTTGCTTCTACTCCTCTCCGTCGCTCTATTTGCTCTTCttcaccatcaccaccaccaccaccacccattTCTATAAAACCCCAAACCCCTCTCTTTCTGAGGCCACCCATTCACTCAGCCACCTCCTCAGACCTCCAGCAATGGCAGGACTGGGCCAAAACCCTCGCTTCCTCAGTTGGGTCCACCTTCGCCGACTCAGACAACGGCCCGGACTCGACCCTTTTGCTCAGAGAGCTCAACTGGCTCGTAGACGACGCAGTTCAACAAGGAATCGAAAATGGTCGAAGAAAAATTAGATTGAGAGTGAGTCTGGACGAATTGTACTTGTTGTGGAAGCAGAGGATTGAAGAGAGGAGACCCTTTCAGTACATTGTTGGGTGTGAGCATTGGAGGGAGTTGGTGCTGTGTGTTCAAGAAGGGGTTTTGATTCCGAGGCCGGAGACTGAGCTCATTGTGGATTTGGTGGGTGATGTGGTGAAGGGTGAGGAGGGTTTAAGAGAGGGTTTGTGGGCAGATTTGGGGACTGGGAGTGGGGCTATTGCTATTGGGATTGCGAGGGTTTTGGGGACTGGTGGTGGCAGAGTCATTGCAACTGATTTGAGTCCCACTGCGATTTCGGTTGCGGGGTTTAATGTGGAGAGGTATGGTTTACAGGTTAGTGTTTGGCATTGTGCTTATGGGTTAGAAGAGTTGGGAAATTTGGATTGCAAAATGACATGGTTGTAGTTGAGTTGACATGATATGTTGTGTTTTGAAGTTATGTTGAGGTAGATAGAGAATGCTAGAGTTATAGCTTTGTAATGCATTGGATTAGTTTTGGGGAATGAGAATGTTTGCTGATATGAGTTGTTGAATGAAAATGCAAGAAAAAGAGTCGAGCTTTATCACCTTGGTATTCGCTATTAGGTTCAGCTCTAGGCTCGAATACACACTTAAAAAAAGACGATAAATTTCTTTATCTGGATCTTTGGGATGTTATGAACTGGCACATGTGGGCTTTTTAAGAAGATAGTGCAATTTGACACTTTATTTGGCTATAGATGTTTGGTAATGTATgcttctgatttttttcatgAAGAATGATACAAATATATTGATTGCCAGGTGACTTGGAGATGTAGTTTACAAATATTTGAACTTTCATAATCATTTTACTACTTTCAAAGTTTTCTATGTTGTTCTGTCCTCAAGCTCCTTCTTAATGTGCTAATCAGGATGTAGTGGAGCTAAGGCAAGGATCTTGGTTTGACCCATTAAAGGATGTGGAAGGTAAACTTGCGGGGTTTGTAAGTAATCCACCATACATACCAAGTGACAATATCTTGGGGCTACAAGCTGAAGTTGGAAGACATGAACCCAGAGTTGCACTGGATGGCGGTGTTGATGGCATGGATGATCTTTTACATCTTTGCAAAGGGGCTGCTTCCATGTTGAAACCTGGTGGATTTTTGGCTTTAGAGGTTTCTATTCTTTGTTCTCTAAAGTTTAAATTAGCGAAGTATGATTAGTTAATAACAGTACTTGAATGGAAATCAGCTGAAGTTGCACAGCGATATAATTGGTTAATGACCAAGTATTCTGTATATGAGATGGTGTGATAGAACTTTAGAGATAAATACGGGTTCTTACTTCCTAGTGAAGCTGAGACACCTACTGCTCCAACTGGGTGACTATAAGGTGTTTTTAGTGCAAGATCTGgttaaatttattgttgtttCCACTAGTTTGTAATTGGTAATTTGATTCATTTTCTAACCTCTATTCCCTTGCTTTTTGTTGCAGACAAATGGTGAGAAGCAGTGCAAGTATCTTGTGGAGTACATGGAAAATGAGGCTAGAGGCAGCTTTTGTAATTTGAGTATAATTCCTGATTTTGCTGGTATTCATAGATTTCTTACCGGACTCCATAAATAACTCCAGCTTCCTGTATTGGCCTTCCAGAGTATAAACAAGAGGTATTCAAAAGTGTTTTCTTGTGATGTCTAGCACAGGCAACATCAAGTCTGCTGTCTGCACCAGTTAAAATAGAATGCAATTTGAAAGAAGCTTGCACAATGTGAACAATTGGAAAATGTTGTGTTTTTCTTGAAAATAGCCAATAGCTAATGGAGTAATGTGTTTATAAACAATTGTTTGTATTGGATTGAAAGAACAATATTTAGAATGGAATCATAAAAATTGAAATCCCCCTCTTATACAAGCAAACTACACCTTTTTTTCTGGTTTCTACCTTGGAACgaaattttattaagaaaagaatACGTACAAAGAGGCTCAGTCGATGGTGGACTCTGCTGCATCATTCGGGTAGGAAGCATTATATGCCAAAATTGATTGAACACAAGCTTAAGAAGAGCAACCAAAACCTGAGCTCTTATGCCTGTAATGTCCTAAATCCTGGGGTAGTGATACAAAGGGTCTATCCATTTTTTATCATAAGATACCAAGCCATTTGCCTCTCTTAATTTGATACCTATCCACCTCTCTCAAAGTAAGCAAGGCTGCCAATCTTTATCTTGACAATCCTCACTATTTGCTTCCAGAATAGTCCAATCCTTTTCTCTATGGGATGTGCAGATGTTTTTCTGGCACAACCTTGGAGAGTTAATTAGCACAAAGTTTTGAGGACTCACAAAAGATACCTGAGGCCAGAGCTTGCTGAAGCCACACCtcaaattcttcttcatcttcatccatCATTTCAGCATCCAAATCCCATGGGAATCTACTTGAGTGGGATCTTTGAGTTTTCTCCAAACCAACCATGTTTACATGGAAACTAGGCCGATGGGTGTTGGGCCTACACGCCATTCCCTGTACGGAAGAAGTTGCAGCTGTTAGATGTCAAACCATGATCTTCCTCATACGAGGTGCTTTCTTACAGAAGATTCAGCATGTTCTAAATGGCAAGTTAAGCGTCCATTTACAAAAATCTGACTTCAGGATCACTTTTTACAATAAATAATTGGCCAATCCACCCTGGAAACTATTTTGTTCAAACTGCACAGAATAATGTAGAACAAGGCCACACGTGTGAACACTAACCTGACAAACTGCCCATTCCGACACATCAAAGATTTTGCTATCAGCACAAACAAAAGCTCGTGGTATTTCCGCCTAAATGACAAGAAACCAAAGATTCAACTTAGATAAGAGGGATTGCTTATAGGTACATTGTTGGCAAGAAGGAAATTCTTCAAGATTCAATTCAATAAAGCATCTATTTATATTGAAGTTGAAAATAATTCCTTAGAACATGCATTATAGACATTGAAACAGGGAAATCATGTGAAAATCATTCAAAAGAATCATTGATAGCTGGCTCTCATCTCTACGCATGTGAGAGTTTACTTGAACTTACATCCTTCCAAATTATCATTCTTTCCCAAATTATCATTCTTTCCCAAGTTACTaaacaaaggaaaaataaaattgctTGAAATTTGAGAAAGGTTAAGAACTCATGAGGTCTAAGAAGTAGATACagaaacataaaagaaaagCACTTATTGCAAGAAAACTACCTTCTGAGGCCTATCAAAGACTAAGGATCTTTTGTACTCGACCCATCCATCTCCATCCTTTGCTTGATGATATTGGCGGCAATCCTAATCCCACAACAGATCCAAACAATTATATCTCTTGACTACAAACTGAAAAGTTGATAAGTTAaagtttgaaaaaataaaaataacaatacAATGTCTGACCTGACACCATCGAGCCTTGGTCTTACTTCTATTGGTGCACACCCATATATGAGAATTTCT harbors:
- the LOC133728538 gene encoding uncharacterized protein LOC133728538: MKLSLTPKLSTFLKPSLASTPLRRSICSSSPSPPPPPPISIKPQTPLFLRPPIHSATSSDLQQWQDWAKTLASSVGSTFADSDNGPDSTLLLRELNWLVDDAVQQGIENGRRKIRLRVSLDELYLLWKQRIEERRPFQYIVGCEHWRELVLCVQEGVLIPRPETELIVDLVGDVVKGEEGLREGLWADLGTGSGAIAIGIARVLGTGGGRVIATDLSPTAISVAGFNVERYGLQDVVELRQGSWFDPLKDVEGKLAGFVSNPPYIPSDNILGLQAEVGRHEPRVALDGGVDGMDDLLHLCKGAASMLKPGGFLALETNGEKQCKYLVEYMENEARGSFCNLSIIPDFAGIHRFLTGLHK